The Oncorhynchus mykiss isolate Arlee chromosome 5, USDA_OmykA_1.1, whole genome shotgun sequence DNA window tcctttggccgccttttcttccagttctctgctgccaatgactggaacgaattgcaaaaatcactgaagctggagactcatatctccctcactaactttaagcaccagctgtcagagcagctcacagatcactgcacctgtaaatagcccatccaactacctcatccccatactgttatttctatttttgctcctttgcactgcATTATCTCTACTTTCAcattcatcactccagtgtttaattgctaaattgcaattattttaccactatggcctatttattgccttacctcccttatcttacctcatttgcacacactgtatatatattttttttcctattgtgttattgactgtttgtttattccatgtgtaactctgttgttgcttgtgtcgcactgctttgctttatcttggccaggtcacagttgtaaacaggaacttgttctcaactggcctcccttTGCATTAAGATGTGCTTTTCATGATCTGATCAAGACAACCCAATCATTATTTgttcaattgaaatgcattcctgcgTTTGATCTTGTCATGCATGTTCCACAACAGTAACTTTCACACCTGAGCTTAGCTGCTTTCATTCTCTCCTTGTGCTGATAATGGCTTGACATGACAGAATATCAGTTTTGGCCTTTATTTTAACAACCAAGTTAGTGTTCTGCTCTTACATACGTGTACAACTGCAGTCATGTTTATGAAACAATTGGTATGGAGACAATCACTACAAAAAAAAGTTTAGCATAATATGTATGGTTATGGAAAATGTTTAGGACAGAGACAAATGCTTTGAGGTGGTGGCCctcaaacaaacacaaaacattggtttaatattttaattaaaaataaaaaaaaaaagtactcaAGGTTTTCATGGTGTATTTACATAAAATCGAAAGACACCTTGGTTTGGAAGCAATGCATCATGGGGTATGTAAAGCCGAGATTGACAGGAGATTTAGTTCTGGTTTCTAGCCACACAGCTAATCAGTGTACACTCAAAGTACTTGTGCCTTTTTAGATTTTAATATTTGTATATGTTGAACAACAGAGCGGTTATCAATGCTAAGAGGCAAAGAGAGATTTGACCCCATAATGAAGTCAAAATATATAAAAGGCAAACACATGCTTATAAAATATAAAAGTTCCAATCTTTTCAAATATATACCAACCAAATATATAAAACACTGATTAAAATATAGAATCTGTAATTAAAAGATAACATAAGGCccacaaaataaataaacaataaataaataaataatataaatacaAAGAAAAAGTTGATAAATTTCAGATTGGGACATCATTAGAAACAGTATAATTTAGGACCATAAAAAGCCTTTATACCAGTGTCATGCCAATGCTGGCAACAATCAGATTGGCATTAGAGTAGATTGTTTTGATGAAATTACCTTTCGGAAACACTGAATCTTAACGGTTTGGTTATGAAGCCCGAAAAGTAGTAAGGAAAACGTGTCTAGTTACCTATTCATTCTAGTGATAAATTATTGGTGACAGTCTTCGACAGGGTACGACTTCTCATGGAACCATATTTCATGTGGTTCATGTCTAGCATGACTCCTAAACGTATCCTTGGGATATAACTTACTATATAATAAAATAGGCGATAATGTCGATAATATTACACAGATAACTTTACGTACTAACACAAAGTCAGACAGTTGAAAACAAAACATGCACTATATGAACACAAAAGGAACACTTTGGATAATGTAACATTTTACATGAATGTTTGGAAGGACAAAAAAACATCTGAAGTTGACTAATGTACTAAAACACAGTTGAAACAAATGAAAAGGCTCTCGCTATCTACCTTATTTCAAAATGGTGCTTCAGCTTTGATCCCCACAATGCATTACTTAGGAACCCACGGGTGTGTTGTTGAAAGACTGAACACGTGAGCCATATATTCAATCATTCATTCAGTACATATCTCCACAAATCATTCATTCGGTACATATCTCCACAATCATTCATTTGGTACATATCTCCACAATTTGGACTTGCAAATCATGATATTGAGAGCAAGAATCTTAGAGTATTGCTTAACCAGAGATGACTAAATACATAAGTTACTTCTCATCTGACCATCTGGCTTTAGAAGAAAATGTGTTCCATTATATAGAACGCAatatatagagaggatagatatAGAGAGCATTCATTCAATAATGGGATGTATCACATGTCCCGAGACTACATCTAACAGTTACCCAATTATCTGAAAATAATATCCAAATCAACTTTGACTTCATTCATGCTTCTAGTATCAACGTATTGATACAAGTTAATCAGATTACACATTCAACATTCTTCCTAGCTGATTGCCTTGGTAACCAATATATTATTATGATAGCTAATGGTCCAAGAaaagcattaaaaaaaataaaaaatcaattcaaatgttattttaCCATTTAAAATCAACCAAAAGGTGAGTGGGAAAATCTTGAAAACCTGTATAATAATATTTGGGTGTTGTGTTAGCTAGATAAACACTAAATACTTTGTTGTATGCACCTCTGTTAGTAGGTTAGGACTGCATTACTGTAAATGAGGTGAAAACTACATGCCCATGAACACATAAGCAACGCCACTGTATGGAGCTTAGGGTTAGGAGCCAGTTCATACAGGTCATTATAGTAAATGCATACTATAGTGCTGGTGGATATTTTTGTTTTCAGAGTGGAGTAGAAATGTCAACAGGGAGATGAAAGTCGTGAATATATGGGCCAGAGGCATGCAGTTCCCATAAGCACACCAAACAGAAATGAAAGGCACCATTGATATTTTTCTCCATTGAAATACTGCGAACCATTGCTACATACTAGTTTATTCCACTTTCTTCCATGACATGAACAcgtacacattttttttatttataaaagACTTTATTCACTACTTCGCTAAAatacgttttttatttatttatatatatctttttttattattttccccgCAAATACTTTAAGTTATagaaaataaaggtttaatagtGACATTTCTTTGAATCCGACTGAAGTATTTTTCTAAGCTATCTTTTTCATTTTATACAGCAATTGGATCTTGGTTGGAGATGACGCTGGACAACCTGGCTTGCAGGTTGTCCTGTGGGGAGAGTCGGAGTGCTAGGTTAGTCCTGCTGCCATCTGCGAGAGGTTCCACACTTATAGCCATGGGGTTCTGTAAGCTCAGGAAGGGTGTGTCCTCTCCCACACGCTCCTCCTCCATCTCGCTCTCCGTACTGCTACCTAGGTCGATGGACTCCATGTTGTGGCCTGCTGCATGGCCATTGGGCTTTGTTCTATTGGCACGGCGGCCGTTGCTGTTCTTGGCAAGTTTCTTAGGAAGGCTCTGCGGGGGAATGGGCATTACCGTGGCGGCGGAGCCGACCACCTCATACTCCTGCGTGGTCTCATAGTCGTCGTCCTCAACGATCCTCAGCGGGCTGGGCGGGGGGCTGTGGGCCTCTTGGCCGTGGTTGTAGTGGGCAGACTTCCTCTTAGACTGACTGATGTGGTGGTCGGGGTGCGGCTGGGTGGTGAACAGCAGGGGGCGCTCCTCCTCGCCAGAGGGGCTGACGGCCACAGAGGGGACCGAGGTGGCCAGGCTGGACAAGGGGGCCGACATCTCAGAGGGAGGGGAACCCGGGGTCACGGGAGAGAGCAGCTCCACAGGAGACAGGCGGGTTGGGGTGGTCATCGCTGACACATACCTGACAGGCAGAACCAAGATAGAATCCTCAATCAATTAGGAACAGAAAACACAAGTGTATTCACTAATACACCACAACCAGAATCAGTAATAAGAACCCATTTTGTTAAAGTGGCTTTAGCTCCACTACATTCATGGTACAGTCTGAGCTATAGCTCATCACATGTATGGCTTTAGCTAAGTGAAATAAATCCATAACAATGGATTTTGTGTCCTATAGGTATGTACAGTCAAATTGTCAAGGGCACATCCGATGAGCGTAGGCTCCTTTAGAGCGAAACTCACCGGTCTCAAATAGTCTTTCATTTCTCACCGGATATCTACATGGTCTGGTTCAGGATACACATTCATTCATAATCCATTTCAGAAATCAGCTGTAGGACTGTATAGGCTTTTCTCCTGGTATGTGTGTGGAGGACAGAGACACTGAACTGAAGAGCACTGGACAGTCATTAGGGTTGTCTCCGTCTGCCCTGGCCAGTCATTAGGGTTAGTATTAGAGTTGTCTCCGTCTGCCCTGGCCAGTCATTAGGGTTGTCTCCGTCTGCCCTGGCCAGTCATTAGGGTTAGTATTAGGGTTGTCTCCGTCTGCCCTGGCCAgtcattagggttagaattagggttgtctccgtctgccctggccagtcattagggttagaattagggttgtctccgtctgccctggccagtcattagggttagaattagggttgtctccgtctgccctggccagtcattagggttagaattagggttgtcTCCGTCTGCCCTGGCCAGTCATTAGGGTTAGTATTAGAGTTGTCTCCGTCTGCCCTGGCCAGTCATTAGGGTTAGTATTAGAGTTGTCTCCGTCTGCCCTGGCCAGTCATTAGGGTTAGTATTAGGGTAGTCTCCGTCTGCCCTGGCCAgtcattagggttagaattagagttgtctccgtctgccctggccagtcattagggttagaattagggttgtcTCCGTCTGCCCTGGCCGGGCTAtaagggttagaattagagttgTCTCCGTCTGCCCTGGCCGGGCTATAAGGGTTAGTATTAGGGTTGTCTCCGTCTGCCCTGGCCAGTCATTAGGGTTGTCTCCGTCTGCCCTGGCCAgtcattagggttagaattagggttgtctccgtctgccctggccagtcattagggttagaattagggttgtcTCCGTCTGCCCTGGCCAGTCATTAGGGTTAGTATTAGGGTTGTCTCCGTCTGCCCTGGCCAgtcattagggttagaattagggttgtcTCCGTCTGCCCTGGCCAGTCATTAGGGTTAGTATTAGGGTTGTCTCCGTCTGCCCTGGCCAGTCATTAGGGTTAGTATTAGGGTTGTCTCCGTCTGCCCTGGCCAgtcattagggttagaattagggttgtcTCCGTCTGCCCTGGCCAGTCATTAGGGTTAGTATTAGAGTTGTCTCCGTCTGCCCTGGCCAGTCATTAGGGTTAGTATTAGAGTTGTCTCCGTCTGCCCTGGCCAGTCATTAGGGTTAGTATTAGGGTAGTCTCCGTCTGCCCTGGCCAgtcattagggttagaattagagttgtctccgtctgccctggccagtcattagggttagaattagggttgtcTCCGTCTGCCCTGGCCGGGCTAtaagggttagaattagagttgTCTCCGTCTGCCCTGGCCGGACTataagggttagaattagggttgtctccgtctgccctggccagtcattagggttagaattagggttgtcTCCGTCTGCCCTGGCCAGTCATTAGGGTTAGTATTAGAGTTGTCTCCGTCTGCCCTGGCCAGTCATTAGGGTTAGTATTAGGGTTGTCTCCGTCTGCCCTGGCCAGTCATTAGGGTTGTCTCCGTCTGCCCTGGCCAgtcattagggttagaattagggttgtctccgtctgccctggccagtcattagggttagaattagggttgtcTCCGTCTGCCCTGGCCAGTCATTAGGGTTAGTATTAGGGTTGTCTCCGTCTGCCCTGGCCAgtcattagggttagaattagggttgtcTCCGTCGGCCCTGGCCAgtcattagggttagaattagggtagtCTCCGTCTGCCCTGGCCAGTCATTAGGGTTAGTATTAGGGTTGTCTCCGTCTGCCCTGGCCAgtcattagggttagaattagggttgtcTCTGTCTGCCCTGGCCAgtcattagggttagaattagggtcgTCTCCGTCTGCCCAGGCCAgtcattagggttagaattagggttgtcTCTGTCTGCCCTGGCCAGTCATTAGGGTTAGTATTAGGGTTGTCTCCGTCTGCCCTGGACAGTCATTAGGGTTGTCTGCCCTGGCATGTCAGAGTGATGTGCACAGACGGGTTCTCTCAGACTCAGTCGACCTGTGACCTCAGAGACAGGTGTGCTACCTGCTGTGCTGTCTGTAGCTCGACTGACAACACAGGTACACCTGCGCTCATCAGCAACACATTGATTTACTAATGGGGACTTATGAAGTCGTCATTGTCCATTAGCTTTGATCTAGGAGGGCCTGTGAAGTCTAAATATAGGACAGCTCATAAGGAGACCTCTGCTAATAACACTAATTCAGAAGACCAAGATAACATGGCAATACCACAAATCTTGGATTCAATCTTGGTTTACTGTATATTCATAAATAAATGCCATAATTTATAAAATGCATGTTATTCTCTAAAAATGATCACCAAGTATAATCCTTAAAATATAGCTGATTATTTAGTGGATAGCTCTGTACAACTCAGATAACTAGAAATAGGGGACACCA harbors:
- the nrg1 gene encoding pro-neuregulin-1, membrane-bound isoform isoform X9, which codes for MASFYKHLGIEFMEAEELYQKRVLTITGICIALLVVGIMCVVAYCKTKKQRKKLHDRLRQSLRNERNTIMANGPQISNPPLENVQLVNQFVSKNALPAQHVIEKETETSFSTSLYTSSAHQSTTVTHTSSQSWSNGHSESALSDSRSVLVKSSGENSRHATPSHRGRLNATGGARDLSAYLKNSGDTPDSYRDSPYSERYVSAMTTPTRLSPVELLSPVTPGSPPSEMSAPLSSLATSVPSVAVSPSGEEERPLLFTTQPHPDHHISQSKRKSAHYNHGQEAHSPPPSPLRIVEDDDYETTQEYEVVGSAATVMPIPPQSLPKKLAKNSNGRRANRTKPNGHAAGHNMESIDLGSSTESEMEEERVGEDTPFLSLQNPMAISVEPLADGSRTNLALRLSPQDNLQARLSSVISNQDPIAV
- the nrg1 gene encoding pro-neuregulin-1, membrane-bound isoform isoform X11 — its product is MSSHCACESQKPKTCPNEFTGDRCQNYVMASFYKAEELYQKRVLTITGICIALLVVGIMCVVAYCKTKKQRKKLHDRLRQSLRNERNTIMANGPQISNPPLENVQLVNQFVSKNALPAQHVIEKETETSFSTSLYTSSAHQSTTVTHTSSQSWSNGHSESALSDSRSVLVKSSGENSRHATPSHRGRLNATGGARDLSAYLKNSGDTPDSYRDSPYSERYVSAMTTPTRLSPVELLSPVTPGSPPSEMSAPLSSLATSVPSVAVSPSGEEERPLLFTTQPHPDHHISQSKRKSAHYNHGQEAHSPPPSPLRIVEDDDYETTQEYEVVGSAATVMPIPPQSLPKKLAKNSNGRRANRTKPNGHAAGHNMESIDLGSSTESEMEEERVGEDTPFLSLQNPMAISVEPLADGSRTNLALRLSPQDNLQARLSSVISNQDPIAV